Part of the Sinorhizobium terangae genome is shown below.
GCTCGCCCTTCAACACGTTGAAGATCTGCGGCAGTTCGTCGATCGAAGACTTGCGCAGAAAACGGCCGACAGGGGTCACCCGCGGGTCTCCCTTGGTGACGGCGCTGCGAGCGGTCGGGTCGCTCATATGCGCATACATCGAGCGGAACTTGTAAACCTCGATCGTCTCGTTGTTGAAGCCGTGTCGGGCCTGCTTGAAGATGACCGGCCCTGGAGACGTGACCTTGACGGCGACAGCAGCGGCAAGCATCACCGGCCAAAGGAAAAGAAGGGCGGCGACGCTGAAGAAAATGTCGAAACAGCGCTTCGCCACGGAGTCCCAATCGGCGATCGGCTTGTCGAAGATGTCGAGCATAGGCACCTGTCCGACATGGGAATAGCTGCGCGGCCGGAAGCGCAGGTTGTTGGCGTGCGCAGCCAACCGTATGTCGACCGGGAGAATCCAGAGCTTCCTCAACAGTTCGAGGATGCGTTTTTCAGCAGTCAGCGGCAGCGAGATGATCAACATGTCGATTCTTGCAAGCCGGGCGAATTCGACGAGTTCGTTGACCGTCCCCAATTTCGGGTATCCGGCGATCATGTTTGGTGATCGCCGCTCGTCGCGATCGTCGAAGATGCCGCAGATACGGATATCATTGTCCGGCTGATGTTCGATCGTGCGGATCAGATCCTTGGCCGGCTGGCCACCGCCGACGATCACCGCGCGACGTTCCATTGTGCCGTTGCGCGACCAATGGCGGATCGAATAGGCGATGAAGGCGCGCTGAGCGATAAGGAAGAGCGCGCCGCCGATGAACCACCCCGCGATCCAGACGCGGGAATATTGATGCCCGGATTTCAGAAAGAAAAGCGCAAGCGCAATAGCGCCGAAGGCGGTCGCCCAGGCACCCAGAACGCGCGGCGTCATTCGCAGCCATGCCCGCAGCGCCGGCACCTGGTAGCCATCGGCGATCTGGATGGCCGCGACGGCAAGTGCAGAGCCCCCGGCCAGAATTGCAAGATAGACGGGCAGTTGTTCGACGGCCGGCCGGACATAGTAGGCGTTGATGCCATAGCCGATGGCGAAGAGAACGCAGAAATCGAGCAGCCGGATCAGGCCCGTGATCATGGTGGGCGAATAGGTGTCGGCGCGGAACTGAAGCGCGATCTGTCGTGCCAGCGGATTTAGCTCCGTGGCGCCTTTTTCCCCGATCGTCTCTTCGGGGGCGGCCGTCCGGATCTCGGAGATCTTCTTGCGAAGCGCTTCCGGATTGAATGCCTCGGGCCTTTCGTAGTGGTTCATGGTCTCTTCCTGGCGGTGAAGTCCCTGCGCCCGGATAGCAGAAAGCCACTAAGAAACGCTTACGTTGTAACGAGCTGTCCTCGCGCCCGGGCCGCATCGCCTGCCAGATCATGATACAGCTGCATCACGTTCTTTGTCATGACCGACGCGGCGAAGCGGGATTTAAACGCCTTGGGATCCGGCATCGTTCTTTCGGGCCAGTCGTGCTCGACGATCGTGGCGGCCATGATCGCTGCCAGCGAAGCGACGTTGGGTTCGGCAAGCGCACCGCTGTCGGCGCCGAAAACCTCCGGAATCCCGCCGACCCGTGTCGCGATGCAGGGCTTGCCGGCGGCAAGTGCCTCAAGCACGATATAGGGCATCGATTCCGCACGCGAGGGGATGACGACCGTGCGCGCAAGCGCGAAGGCCTCTCTCGCCTTCATGGCCGGGAGCATCTTGATGCGCCGCCCGAGCCCCTTGCGCAGTTTCATTTCTGCGTATTGCTGCTGTTGCGGCCCGTCGCCGATCATCAGGGCGGAGAGAGGGCGGCCGGCGATCCGCTCGGCCGCAGCAAAGCTCTCCACAAACAGATCGGGACCCTTGAGGTCCCGCATCATGCCGATATACAAAAAATCCACTGCGTCCGGCGCAACCGTGACGGGATCGAATTCGCGGTCGTCGATGCCGTTATAAATCAGTTCGTTGCGACCGGGCGGCCGGCCGACCTTTGCGAAATAGGTTTGGCGTTCGTAATCGCAGACGAAGACGAGAGCGTCTGTGAGGCGCTCCTGCAGCCGCTCGAGACGGAAAATCGCTCGACCTTTCAACGATCTTGAATCGTAGTGGAGGCTGCCGCCGTGGGGTGAATAAAGGCGGGCTACGCGATACTTGTTGACCCGCAAGGCTGAACCGATAATGCGCGCAAGGACGCCGCCTTTGGCGCCGTGCCCGTGCAGCACATCCGGTTGCAAACTTCTGATTTCGCTATAGCTGCGCCAAAGTGCGACAATGTCGGACGGTCCGATGGCGCGGTGAATGGGCAGGCGAACGATGCCGAGCGCCAGATGGGGGCGGATCGCATCGAACAGGGCGTCTTCGTGAGCGCCGCCGGTCGTGCTGTCGCACAGAATTCCCACCTCGTGCCCGGAATTGGCGTGGGCTTCGGCTAGATCCCTTACGTGCCGGAATATGCCGCCGACCGGCGACCTGAAGCAATGAAGGATGCGCAGGGGACGTTCGTTCTGCATGGGTGTCAGAACAGCCGTTCGCGGACATAGATCGTGTCACCGGCCATGACCGGGTCGGAAATCGGCACACGGCCGGTAATAATGCGGCCGTTGATCTTGCGGGTGATATCGGCGTTTGACTGGTTCGCACGCGCCGAGAAGCCGCCGGCCACCGCGATCGCATTCTGAACCGTCATGCCGGGAACATAGCTGTATTGGCCGGCCTGGCCCACTTCGCCCATGATGAACACGGAACGATAGCGGTCCACCTCGATCGTGACGTCCGGATCCCGGAGAAAGCCCTCGCGCAGCTTTGCGGCGATCATGCCTTCCAGTTCCGGCAGCGTATGGCCGCGCGACGGTATGGCGCCGATCAGCGGGAAGGCGACATAACCGGCTTGATCGACGGTATAGGTGCCACTGAGACCGGCCTGTTCGAAGACGTTGATGCGAAGGCGGTCGCCGCTGTCCAGCCTGTAGGGCTGGATGGTGGCCTCGCTGAAGGCTTTGGGAGCCGGTTGGTAGCTCGTGCAGCCGCCGACCAGTGCAGACAATATCGCCAATGCGATAGCGCGTGCTGTCTTTTTGCCTGCGGTCGACATGTGGGTCTCGGACTCCGGAAACGATCACCTCTGGCGACGTTATCGATCCGTTAGGGTTAATAGCCGGTAAACTCGCCCAGGAATTTTGATTTGGCGGCGGCAGGGAGCGCCACCTCAGGGTTGTGCTCGATATTAACCGTTGCGTTACCATGTTCCTTTACTTTCCGGCCGAATGAAGAACCTTCGGAGTTGAGGCATGTCAGGCATCGGCGGCGGGCAGCAGGATGTGGATATAGATCTCGGCGGCCTCTTCCGCGCCGTTTGGGCGCGGCGAACCCGAGTTTTGCTCGCCACGGCTTGCGTCGCGGGAGCAGCTTTCACCACAGCGATGATGATCGCTCCTCAGTATCAGAGCGAAGCCCGGCTGCTGATCGAGTCGCGTGAACCGGAGTTCAGCGGATCGAACCAGCTTGCCCCGATGGGATCCGACCGGGTTTTCGATGAATCGGGTATTTCAAGCCAGGTCCAGGTGCTGCGTTCCGCCGATCTGATCAAACAGGTCGCGCGCAACATGAAGCTGCATGAACGCAAGGAGTTCGATCCTTCGGCCGAACCCTCGGCGCTTTCCGATCTCCTGGTGATGCTCGGCGTCAAGAAGAACCCGCTCGATTTGCCGCCCGAAGAGCGCGTGCTGAAGGAGTTCGAGTCCAAGCTACAGGTCTATCAGGTCGAAAAGTCGCGCGTCATCGCCATCGCCTTCACCTCGAAAGACGCCAGGCTTGCGGCCGCCATTCCGGATGAGATGGCAAAAGTCTACTTATCCCTGCAGAGCGGCGCGAAGCTTGATTCGAATTCGGAGGCGAGCCGCTGGCTGGAACCGGAAATCGCCAACCTACGCGAGAAGGTGCGTGAGGCGGAAGCGAAAGTTGCGGCCTACCGTGCTTCCTCCGGCCTGCTGCCGACCAGTGAGACGGAAAACTTCGCCACGCGCGAGCTCACCGATATTTCGACCGAGCTCGCCCGCGTGCGGGGAGAGCGGGCCAATGCCGAAGCACGCGCGAAAGGCGTGCGGACGGCGCTCGCCGACGGCCGTGCGCCGGACACGTTGACCGACGTCGTTGGCTCGCAGATGATCCAGCGGTTGAAGGAAAGCGAAGCTAACATCCGGGGCCAGATTGCGGACCTGTCGACGTCATTGCTCGACGGCCACCCGCGGCTCAAGGCGTTGAAATCCCAGCTTGAAGGCATCGCGCAGCAAATCCGCACCGAGACCCGCAAGGTTCTCGTCAGCCTGGAGAATGAAGCGAAGGTCGGGCAGTTGCGCGAGGAGCAGTTGCTGCAGCGCCTCAACACGCTCAAGGCACAATCCGCACAGGCGGGAGAGGAAGAGGTCGGCCTCCGCGCACTGGAGCGCGAGGCAACAGCGCAGCGTCAGCTTCTCGAAACCTATCTCGCCCGCTACAGGGAGGCGACATCACGCACGGTTGCGAACGCGACGCCGGCAGATGCGCGCGTGATTTCGAATGCGGTCGTTCCGAGCACGCCGAACTTCCCGAAGGTCGTGCCGATCACGGTGGTTGCGGCGCTCGCCACCTTCCTGATCGGTTGCGTCGCCATCATGCTTGGCGAGCTCTTCAGCGGACGGGCGCTCAAGCCCATTTCCGTCGTGGAGCCGGAAGCTTCCGAACAATTGCCCGCCGGCCCGGCGGAACCGAACTCTGGGGAACCGATGCTCGCGCTTGCGGAGAGCGACGGGCCGGTCAAGGACCTTGAACCGGTGGAAGATGCGAAGACGGCGGGAAGCGACTTCTCAATCGAGTTCGTTGCCGCTCACCTTCTTGACCAGAACATCCGTTCCGCCGTTTCCGTGTCGCCGGGCGGCGACGAAGGATCGACGGCGACTGTCATGCTGGCGCGGCTCCTCGCGGAAGACGGACGGAAGGTCGTTCTCATCGATCTTTCCGGCTCGGCCTGCCCGACGCGGCTGATGGCACAGTCCTCGGCGCTGCCGGGGATCACGAACCTGCTGTCCGGCGACATCGCCTTCGCCGAGTCGATACACGCGGACCGCTTATCGGAAGCGCACATTATTCCACGGGGAAATTCCGACCCGCGGACAGCAATGCGCGGGATCGAGCGGCTGCAGATGATCATCGATGCGCTCACCAATGCCTATGATCTGGTGCTGATCGAGTGTGGCCCGGCTGATGCCAGCGCCGTAACCAGAATCGCCCGGCGAGAGGGAACGGAGATCATAGTGTCGGCTTCGTCCGTCAGCGATGAGCGTATTGTGGAACTGCTGACAGACTTCGGCGAAGCTGGATACCGCAACATCGTACTGATGACCGGACAGCGCGAAAGCGACCCCGATTTCCCGGATCGCCACGCCGCCTGAAGCGCACGCGGGCCGTTCGGAGGCTCAATGCTCGTCCGTCGGCTTCAGCGTTGGCTCCGCTGGCGCAGCCGCTGGATGAATGCGTAGGATGCTTTGTTGCCCTTTACCATGCGTTTGACCAGCAACGCCCCGCGATGAATATGGGCGGCCAGATGCCCGCGAAGCGTCAGGGGCAAGACGATGTCCCGTAACGGGGTCTCGATGGTGCACCACGAGCGCTTGTAAGCTTGATCGCCGATCCCGAAATCGAAGAGCGCCACGCCTTCGGAACACAGCCGCTCGATTATCCGGTAAAACAATAGTTCTCCTGGACTGCTGTGGGCGGCGATCTCCTCGTCGATCGAGCCAAACTGGCAGATGACGTGGTCGCCCTTGCGCGAAAGGCCGGCGATTGCAAGGATCCGGCCTTCATGCTCGCCCCTGAGGCGAATGGTGTTGAGCTCCAGTAACTGGTCGTCCGCCGATCGACCGTGCTCTAGGAGCTGATGGAAGAAGGCGCGTGTTTCGGCCTCCTGAAACACGTCCGGCAGGCCGCGCGCGTCGAAGCGTGCCGCCTTCTGCTGGAAGAAGGTTTCCAGAAGTGCGTGCGCTTCCGACATCTCGCGTGCGACCACGTAGTCGTAGCCGCCAAGGGCGGCGAGACGCCGCTCCGATATCCGCACCTTCCTGCGCCGCCGCTTCGCGTTGAGCTGTGCCAGCGTGCGTTCGATATTCCCGAGCAGCGGCAATTGAAAAGAGGCATTGACGTTCTGCACGGCGGGCAGGGCGGCAAGCGGATGAACCTTCCCGCGCCACGTCGCAGGCGTCCTGTCGAGCGTGACGATATCTGCGAACGCTTGCAGCTGGCGTTTGATTCCGCAGGTCAGCACGCGCACGAATTCCGTAGGCGGAGTGGCGTCCTCCTCGGCAAACACGCCGGTATTGAGATTGCTGTGATCGGAGCCGATCAGCCGCGCCGTGCGGAAGAGGGGTCCGCGGTCGATTTCGAGCGGCAGAATAAAGAGCACTTGTCGGCCGCGCGCAGCGCGAATGAACAGCGTCTCACTTTCGTGTGTTTTCCGCCATGCGGCGCACCAGTCGAAGCTCTGGTGCAGCGAGTTCTGGCCGTTCTTGTCCAGGACCCGCCATTCCGCTTCGAGCGCGGCCATGTCCGTATGGATGGAGACCGTTATCTTTTCGACGCGTTGTGCTTCCGAACGGTGGGTTGAGGCGCGGTCGTTCGGCTGCGGCTCGTCCAACGACGTCAAAGTGAAGCAGGCATTCGTCATTTCATCTACCGTTCGGAAGGGAGATCGTGCCTCCATTGAAACGCAGATGTCGCTACATTCACCTTAATTTCGCGCGGGAGTGGCGGCTATTTCGCGGGCGACAGCAGAATGCGGTTAGCAAAGCATGAAGCGCACCGCCAGCGGCCGCATCGCCCACACGCTATGATGACTTTGTTCTCAAGGAGCATCTCATGCCGGTTACTCCCTCCGCACCAAATCCCGGCGACAAAATTCTCGTCGACAAGGTGACGCGAAACATTGCTGCAATCACCTGCGCGGATCTTCATGCGCTGGAACGCGCCCGATAGAGTCAGTCGAGGAAGCCGGTTGCGAGAGCCCTTGCCCATTCGGGGCGATTGCGGCGTGCAGCAAGGCGCGACATGGCCATATGATCATAACGCACGCAACGGAAGGTGGCATTCCACTCGTCGCCACTGCGCTCGACGATGGCATACCGCGCATCCGGCGACCCGTTTTCGACCTTGTGAGGAACAGGCTTGTCATCGTCGTAGCCCGGACAGCCGACGCTACCGGGGTTGACGACGAGCCGGCCGTCCGTGAGCCGCACGGCCCGCGGAATATGCGTGTGGCCGCAGAGGATCACGGGATAGTCGGTGTCCGCGGCGAAGCTCTCGATGATGTCGCGTCCCGCCATGTGGACGATGCCATCGGCCGCCAGCGTTTCCAGCCAGTAGGTTTCGTCGCTGCGCGGCGTGCCATGACAAAGGAAAAGCGCGCCTCGATAGACCCGGGTTTCAGGCAAGGAGGCAAGCCACGCCAGATGACGTGGCTCGAGTTCGTCGTGAGCGGCCCGATCGGACGGTCCCATGTGCGCCGGGTCGAGCGTCAGCAGGTAGCGATCGTGGTTGCCGCGGATCGCGGGGATGTTGTGCTCGGCCAGGATGTCGGCGGTTCGTGCGGCGTTGAGTGGGCCGCTCAGATGGTCGCCGAGATTGACGATCTCCGCGATCCCTTGCGTGGCGATGTCGGCAAGCACCGCCTCGAGTGCGAGATCGTTGCCGTGAATATCGGAAATAACCGCGACCCTCATCTGATACTCCCGGCAATCAGCGATTCTTGGCGGGCTTTTCCATCCACTTGATGATCAGCATCGCGGGGAGGATCCACAGCAGGCCCGTCAGGAAGAAGTAGAGCAGATGCACCCACCAGGGCGACGCG
Proteins encoded:
- a CDS encoding undecaprenyl-phosphate glucose phosphotransferase, producing the protein MNHYERPEAFNPEALRKKISEIRTAAPEETIGEKGATELNPLARQIALQFRADTYSPTMITGLIRLLDFCVLFAIGYGINAYYVRPAVEQLPVYLAILAGGSALAVAAIQIADGYQVPALRAWLRMTPRVLGAWATAFGAIALALFFLKSGHQYSRVWIAGWFIGGALFLIAQRAFIAYSIRHWSRNGTMERRAVIVGGGQPAKDLIRTIEHQPDNDIRICGIFDDRDERRSPNMIAGYPKLGTVNELVEFARLARIDMLIISLPLTAEKRILELLRKLWILPVDIRLAAHANNLRFRPRSYSHVGQVPMLDIFDKPIADWDSVAKRCFDIFFSVAALLFLWPVMLAAAVAVKVTSPGPVIFKQARHGFNNETIEVYKFRSMYAHMSDPTARSAVTKGDPRVTPVGRFLRKSSIDELPQIFNVLKGELSLVGPRPHAVLAQTRNRTYSDVVEGYFARHRVKPGVTGWAQINGWRGEIDNDEKIRFRTAFDLYYIENWSLLFDLKILVLTPFRLLNTDNAY
- a CDS encoding glycosyltransferase family 4 protein produces the protein MQNERPLRILHCFRSPVGGIFRHVRDLAEAHANSGHEVGILCDSTTGGAHEDALFDAIRPHLALGIVRLPIHRAIGPSDIVALWRSYSEIRSLQPDVLHGHGAKGGVLARIIGSALRVNKYRVARLYSPHGGSLHYDSRSLKGRAIFRLERLQERLTDALVFVCDYERQTYFAKVGRPPGRNELIYNGIDDREFDPVTVAPDAVDFLYIGMMRDLKGPDLFVESFAAAERIAGRPLSALMIGDGPQQQQYAEMKLRKGLGRRIKMLPAMKAREAFALARTVVIPSRAESMPYIVLEALAAGKPCIATRVGGIPEVFGADSGALAEPNVASLAAIMAATIVEHDWPERTMPDPKAFKSRFAASVMTKNVMQLYHDLAGDAARARGQLVTT
- a CDS encoding polysaccharide biosynthesis/export family protein, with the translated sequence MSTAGKKTARAIALAILSALVGGCTSYQPAPKAFSEATIQPYRLDSGDRLRINVFEQAGLSGTYTVDQAGYVAFPLIGAIPSRGHTLPELEGMIAAKLREGFLRDPDVTIEVDRYRSVFIMGEVGQAGQYSYVPGMTVQNAIAVAGGFSARANQSNADITRKINGRIITGRVPISDPVMAGDTIYVRERLF
- a CDS encoding GumC family protein; the encoded protein is MSGIGGGQQDVDIDLGGLFRAVWARRTRVLLATACVAGAAFTTAMMIAPQYQSEARLLIESREPEFSGSNQLAPMGSDRVFDESGISSQVQVLRSADLIKQVARNMKLHERKEFDPSAEPSALSDLLVMLGVKKNPLDLPPEERVLKEFESKLQVYQVEKSRVIAIAFTSKDARLAAAIPDEMAKVYLSLQSGAKLDSNSEASRWLEPEIANLREKVREAEAKVAAYRASSGLLPTSETENFATRELTDISTELARVRGERANAEARAKGVRTALADGRAPDTLTDVVGSQMIQRLKESEANIRGQIADLSTSLLDGHPRLKALKSQLEGIAQQIRTETRKVLVSLENEAKVGQLREEQLLQRLNTLKAQSAQAGEEEVGLRALEREATAQRQLLETYLARYREATSRTVANATPADARVISNAVVPSTPNFPKVVPITVVAALATFLIGCVAIMLGELFSGRALKPISVVEPEASEQLPAGPAEPNSGEPMLALAESDGPVKDLEPVEDAKTAGSDFSIEFVAAHLLDQNIRSAVSVSPGGDEGSTATVMLARLLAEDGRKVVLIDLSGSACPTRLMAQSSALPGITNLLSGDIAFAESIHADRLSEAHIIPRGNSDPRTAMRGIERLQMIIDALTNAYDLVLIECGPADASAVTRIARREGTEIIVSASSVSDERIVELLTDFGEAGYRNIVLMTGQRESDPDFPDRHAA
- a CDS encoding GNAT family N-acetyltransferase; this encodes MTNACFTLTSLDEPQPNDRASTHRSEAQRVEKITVSIHTDMAALEAEWRVLDKNGQNSLHQSFDWCAAWRKTHESETLFIRAARGRQVLFILPLEIDRGPLFRTARLIGSDHSNLNTGVFAEEDATPPTEFVRVLTCGIKRQLQAFADIVTLDRTPATWRGKVHPLAALPAVQNVNASFQLPLLGNIERTLAQLNAKRRRRKVRISERRLAALGGYDYVVAREMSEAHALLETFFQQKAARFDARGLPDVFQEAETRAFFHQLLEHGRSADDQLLELNTIRLRGEHEGRILAIAGLSRKGDHVICQFGSIDEEIAAHSSPGELLFYRIIERLCSEGVALFDFGIGDQAYKRSWCTIETPLRDIVLPLTLRGHLAAHIHRGALLVKRMVKGNKASYAFIQRLRQRSQR
- a CDS encoding metallophosphoesterase family protein; translation: MRVAVISDIHGNDLALEAVLADIATQGIAEIVNLGDHLSGPLNAARTADILAEHNIPAIRGNHDRYLLTLDPAHMGPSDRAAHDELEPRHLAWLASLPETRVYRGALFLCHGTPRSDETYWLETLAADGIVHMAGRDIIESFAADTDYPVILCGHTHIPRAVRLTDGRLVVNPGSVGCPGYDDDKPVPHKVENGSPDARYAIVERSGDEWNATFRCVRYDHMAMSRLAARRNRPEWARALATGFLD
- a CDS encoding DUF2842 domain-containing protein, producing MPVRLRKLIGTILIIILVVVYALAAITFASLLLGASPWWVHLLYFFLTGLLWILPAMLIIKWMEKPAKNR